A genome region from Anastrepha obliqua isolate idAnaObli1 chromosome 4, idAnaObli1_1.0, whole genome shotgun sequence includes the following:
- the LOC129245430 gene encoding elongation of very long chain fatty acids protein 7-like, with product MSQILQNIFHEYDPIASQLPFLGSPVSIIALSLCYLIVVLLIGPAFMRNRKPFNIKNLILTYNFLQIIANCWLCYLFVSIFYAQRADVPDFGCLSKFEHSPALQKINVYGLYAFYILKLIDYVETVFFVLRKSFKQVSFLHVYHHIMMSLFVYYLGTYYGAAGQYCSVIPLNCAVHGFMYTYYLVAALQPNMKMGLWWKKYITILQLGQFVLVFIHHSYPLFFRTKCAFPKGLLLFAVCQSIIMIWLFGNFYRRTYLRTNQKVKASRSGESSVKSN from the exons ATGTCACAGATTTTACAAAACATCTTTCACGAATACG ATCCTATAGCTTCGCAATTGCCCTTCTTGGGGTCACCTGTAAGCATTATCGCGCTTTCGCTGTGCTACCTCATTGTTGTGCTGCTCATCGGTCCGGCCTTTATGCGAAATCGAAAGccatttaacataaaaaatttgatattgacTTACAATTTTCTGCAAATAATCGCCAACTGCTGGCTGTGTTACTTA TTTGTAAGCATATTCTATGCACAACGCGCCGATGTTCCCGATTTCGGTTGCCTGTCGAAATTCGAACACTCGCCCGCCCTACAAAAGATCAACGTTTATGGACTATACGCTTTCTACATATTGAAGCTGATCGATTATGTGGAAACGGTTTTCTTTGTGCTGCGCAAGAGCTTCAAACAGGTATCGTTCCTGCACGTCTACCACCACATTATGATGAGCCTGTTCGTCTACTACCTGGGCACCTACTATGGCGCCGCGGGTCAATACTGCAGTGTCATCCCTTTGAATTGTGCAGTGCATGGCTTCATGTACACTTATTACTTAGTGGCAGCCCTCCAGCCAAACATGAAAATGGGCTTGTGGTGGAAGAAATACATAACGATATTGCAATTGGGGCAATTCGTGTTAGTGTTCATTCATCATTCCTATCCGCTGTTCTTCCGGACGAAGTGTGCCTTTCCGAAGGGACTGCTGTTGTTCGCTGTGTGTCAGTCCATTATAATGATCTGGCTTTTTGGCAATTTCTATCGACGTACATATTTGCGAACGAATCAAAAAGTGAAGGCGAGCAGAAGTGGTGAATCAAGTGTTAAGAGTAATTAA